In one window of Gossypium arboreum isolate Shixiya-1 chromosome 4, ASM2569848v2, whole genome shotgun sequence DNA:
- the LOC108457890 gene encoding uncharacterized protein LOC108457890 has protein sequence MPESILTFFQSVEPKRDTYGFAVRPQHIQTYRHYVNIYKKEEKERSEIWKVFFDQLARHIEPSFFEENDGKTSQVGDTELKSKAPAEAKTKETLHAGPAKANEEATKLKEEVASEVQYKEAFQSNAIKVTEEVASLHESKETSRTEATELNEKVSLERNREGDTPSAKPDFVGSPESETEEPFSAYSTESEKEVQFAEETRTCKVERWVKTRPAICVIENMMGSRVKKRKNTENMNMNESRDHLPSIKEARFPDGESDDEFEEKVRVNEIPTGEESNADNEASQEPPFPWKEELESLVLGGVPKDLRGEIWQAFVGVKARRVERYYEDLVAHETYDDDQHSNSSSVFKRWRKQIEKDLPRTFPGHPTLNDNGRDALRRLLLAYARHNPSVGYCQAMNFFAGLLLLMMPEENAFWTLVGIIDDYFDGYYTEEMIESQVDQLVFEELMRERFPKLASHLDYLGVQVTWLSAPWFFSIFINILPWESVLRIWDVILFEGNRVMLFRTALALIELYGPALVTTKDAGDAITLLQSLAGSTFDSSQLVLTSCMGFLSVTNAKLYELSEKYRPDVLLIVEERTKTGRQVWKDSKGLASKLYNFKHDHESLMEERKSAKDSADGDASKSEPSSSYLEELLSSLSADTEVDSVLDLQERVGRMMVELFRLLEEKRAAVLRAEELETALVELVKEDNRRELSAKIEELEQEVADLHQGLADKKEQEAAVHKVLMQLEQEQLITEDARKHAEQDAAEERNAVIVLQEKYEKAMASIALMEDRVAMAESILEATMQSEPGLTKVPSPPQTQLDSARRKVEGLLSFGLKWRDKSKGKSEESMEGKSNSSTQDRENPGHG, from the exons ATGCCAGAATCTATCTTGACTTTCTTTCAATCTGTGGAACCAAAGAG GGACACCTATGGATTTGCAGTGAGACCTCAACACATACAAACATATAGACACTATGTTAATATCTACAAG AAAGAGGAAAAGGAAAGATCGGAGATATGGAAAGTCTTCTTTGACCAGCTTGCAAGACATATAGAACCAAGCTTTTTCGAGGAGAATGATGGAAAAACATCGCAGGTTGGGGATACTGAGCTAAAAAGTAAAGCTCCTGCCGAGGCAAAAACTAAAGAGACATTGCATGCGGGACCGGCTAAGGCAAATGAAGAGGCGACAAAATTGAAAGAAGAAGTTGCTTCTGAGGTGCAATATAAGGAGGCATTCCAAAGTAATGCTATTAAAGTCACAGAAGAAGTTGCTTCTCTACATGAAAGCAAAGAGACATCACGGACTGAAGCCACTGAGTTAAATGAAAAGGTTTCTTTAGAGAGAAATAGGGAAGGAGATACTCCAAGTGCAAAGCCTGATTTTGTCGGTTCGCCAGAAAGTGAAACAGAAGAGCCCTTTTCTGCTTATTCAACTGAAAGTGAAAAGGAGGTGCAATTCGCAGAAGAAACAAGGACATGCAAGGTTGAAAGATGGGTCAAGACTAGACCAGCTATTTGTGTCATTGAGAATATGATGGGTTCCAGGGTTAAGAAGCGAAAGAATACGGAAAATATGAATATGAATGAAAGTCGTGACCATCTTCCATCAATAAAAGAGGCAAGATTTCCAGATGGAGAATCCGATGATGAGTTTGAGGAAAAGGTACGTGTTAATGAAATCCCAACCGGGGAAGAAAGTAATGCAGACAACGAGGCTTCTCAAGAACCACCCTTTCCTTGGAAAGAAGAGCTGGAAAGCCTTGTTCTTGGAGGAGTGCCAAAGGATCTCAGAGGAGAG ATATGGCAAGCCTTTGTAGGTGTTAAGGCACGACGAGTGGAAAGATATTACGAGGATTTGGTGGCTCATGAAACCTATGATGATGATCAACATAGTAACTCATCAAGTGTGTTCAAAAGATGGAGAAAGCAAATTGAGAAG GATTTACCGCGCACTTTTCCAGGTCATCCAACTTTGAATGATAATGGTAGGGATGCCTTGAGGCGTTTACTTTTAGCATATGCTCGGCATAACCCCTCCGTTGGGTACTGTCAG GCGATGAATTTCTTTGCTGGATTATTGCTACTTATGATGCCTGAGGAAAATGCATTTTG GACCTTGGTGGGAATTATTGATGATTACTTTGATGGGTACTATACAGAGGAAATGATAGAATCTCag GTTGATCAACTTGTGTTTGAAGAGTTGATGCGTGAAAGATTTCCCAAATTGG CCAGCCATCTGGATTACTTGGGAGTGCAGGTGACATGGCTTTCTGCACCTTGGTTTTTCTCCATTTTTATTAATATACTTCCATGGGAAAGTG TTCTTCGCATTTGGGATGTGATTCTATTCGAAGGAAATCGTGTTATGCTATTTCGAACAGCCCTTGCTTTGATAGAGTTATATG GTCCTGCGTTAGTTACAACTAAAGATGCCGGGGATGCCATCACTTTGCTGCAATCCCTTGCTGGCTCAACGTTTGATAGCAGCCAACTTGTTTTGACTTCCTGCATGGGGTTTTTATCTGTGACTAATGCTAAATTATACGAGTTGAGTGAAAAGTATAGACCAGATGTGCTACTAATTGTTGAGGAAAGAACAAAAACAGGCCGTCAGGTTTGGAAAGATTCAAAAGGACTTGCATCTAAGCTGTACAATTTTAAGCATGATCATGAATCGTTGATGGAAGAAAGAAAGTCGGCTAAAGATTCAGCTGATGGAGATGCATCTAAGTCAGAGCCTAGTTCATCATATCTGGAGGAATTGCTCTCTAGCCTAAGTGCAGATACGGAAGTCGATTCCGTACTAGATCTTCAGGAGAGG GTTGGTCGGATGATGGTTGAGTTGTTTAGGTTGCTTGAGGAAAAAAGAGCTGCTGTACTCCG AGCTGAGGAGCTAGAGACAGCACTTGTGGAACTCGTCAAAGAAGATAACCGGCGTGAATTGAGTGCAAAG ATTGAAGAGTTGGAGCAAGAGGTTGCTGATCTACATCAAGGTCTTGCCGATAAGAAAGAACAGGAAGCTGCAGTTCATAAG GTTCTGATGCAGCTAGAGCAAGAGCAACTAATAACTGAAGACGCTCGTAAACATGCAGAACAAGATGCAGCCGAGGAGAGAAACGCAGTTATCGTGCTTCAG GAAAAATACGAGAAAGCTATGGCTTCTATTGCTCTGATGGAGGATAGGGTGGCTATGGCAGAATCAATTTTGGAGGCTACCATGCAAAGTGAACCTGGCCTAACTAAAGTACCCTCTCCTCCACA GACTCAACTAGATAGTGCTAGAAGAAAGGTTGAGGGACTGCTGTCATTCGGACTTAAATGGCGTGACAAGAGCAAG GGCAAATCCGAGGAATCGATGGAGGGTAAATCCAATTCAAGCACCCAAGACAGAGAGAACCCTGGTCATGGGTAG